The Curtobacterium herbarum genome contains the following window.
CGTGAGCGGGATGCTGGCGATGCTCGCGGCGAACCCGATGACGAACTGCACGAGCAGCAGGATGCCGAACGTGCGCCAGAACGCGTGTCGGGTGAGCCGCCACGACTGCGCGGCGGCCGAGAAGACGCCGCGCCCCTCGAGCGCGATCGTCGGCACCGTGAACGCGAACCGGGTGAGCAGGAAGGCGAGCAGCACCACGAAGCCGAGGACCATGAGGAGGATCACCAGCACGTACCCGCCGGCCGACGTGTCCCCGGCGGCCAGGGCGGCGACGAACGCGATGACGACGACGACGAAGACGACCCCGACGACGATCCCGGCGGCGAGCTGCAGCAGGATCCAGCCGATGACCGACCACCGACGACCGGCGAGCAGGGACCACAGGCCGCGGAACGTGCCACGGCGTCCGAGCACCCGCTGCCCGGTGTCCACCGCGATCGGGGCGACGAGGAACCCGCGCGCCAGGTAGCTGACGAACGGCAGGCCGATCGACAGCACGGCGTAGAGGGTCACGGTGCCGGCGATGATGCTGTCGGAGTCCCCACGACCGCCACCGTCGACGACCGAGAACATGCGGTTCTGCAGGATCTGCTGGCCGATCGCCGACCCGAGGGTGGACAGCAGCCCGAGGACCCCGGAGAGCATGACGGCCCAGAGGAGCAGCACGCGGGCGTTGCGGCGGAAGACCGTGAAGGCGCCGGCGAGCACGTCCGCCAGGCCGAGCGGCCGCAGCGGGATCACCGGGCGGGACTCGGGCGGCAGTGGTGCCGGCCCACCGGCGGGCGGGACGGGGAAGCCGGGGGCGGGCGTGCCTCCCGGCTGTCCGACCGGGCCCCAGGCCGCCGGGTACTGCGGTGCCGCCGGGTACTGCGGTGCCTGCGGTCGCGGCGTCGCCGGCGGCTGCGGCCCGCTGCCCTGCTGCGGCCGGTTCGCCCCCGGGACCTGCCATCCGTCGTCGACCATCGAACCGCCCCCTCGCCTGGCCGCCACCGGAACGCGCGACCGTGTCCATCCTGTCGGAAAACCTGCGGCGACGGGCGCTCGACTATCGTGAGCGGAGAGCACCCGTCCCTGGGTGCCCCACCCTGCCCTCCGGAGTCCGCATCCCATGACACCGCGCATCCTCGTCGTCGACGACGACCAGGCCCTCGCCGAGATGATCGGCATCGTCCTCCGCTCGGAGGGCTACGAGCCCGACTTCAGCGCCGACGGCAACGACGCCGTCGAGGCCTTCCACGCCACGAAGCCGGACCTGGTGCTGCTCGACGTCATGCTGCCGGGCATCGACGGCATCGAGGTGTGCCGTCGCATCCGGGCCGAGAGCGGCACGCCGATCATCATGCTCACCGCGAAGGGCGACACCGCCGACGTCGTCGCGGGCCTCGAGAACGGTGCCGACGACTACGTCGTGAAGCCGTTCAACCCCAAGGAACTCGTCGCCCGGATCCGGACCCGCCTGCGGCCGACCGCGACCGACGCGACGGTCCTGCACGTCGGCGACCTGGTCGTCGACGTCCCCGGACACGAGGTCCGCCGGGGCGACGCGGCCATCGCCCTCACGCCCCTCGAGTTCGACCTGCTCCGCGCGCTCGCCGAGAAGCCCAGCCAGGTGTTCACCCGCGAGATGCTGCTCGAGCAGGTCTGGGGCTACCACTACAAGGCGGACACCCGCCTGGTGAACGTGCACGTGCAGCGGCTCCGCGCCAAGATCGAGCACGACCCGGACAACCCGCGCATCGTGACCACCGTCCGCGGGGTCGGGTACCGGGCCGGCGCGCAGAGCTGACCGACGTGCCGTCGTCGTCGGCCCCGGCGCCGTTCCGCCGGGCGCGCCGGCGGGTCCGCACCTGGCTCCGCCGGATCTGGCGCGGGATCGCGTACCTCTGGCGGCGGTCGCTCATGGTCCGCTCGGCCGCGATCACCGTCGCGACCACCGGGCTCGCCGTCGCCGTGATCGGCACCGCGGTGATGGTGAGCATCTCGAACAACGTCTACGCACAGCGCCGCGACCAGATCGAGGCCGAGTCGGCGCGGGCGACGATCGTGGCGCAGAACATCTTCGACGCGGCCACCGCGGCCGAGGACAACAACCAGACCGAACTCGAGTCGCTGCAGAGCGAGGCGCAGAACGCGATCCTCTCGAACACGACCAGTCCGGGCGGGACGAGCATCGCGATCGAGCGGACGCCGGGGGCCCGGACGCCGCAGATCCTGCAGAACGTCGCGAGCACCGGGTTCCCCGACTCGGTCATCACCGACGAGCTGCGGAAGCGGGTCGCCGCCGACACCGGAGAGTTGAGCCTGCAACCCGTGCGGCTCGACGGTCCGGGCGGCCGGGGCCCGGGGCTCGCCGTCGGGTCGACCCTGCAGATCCCGAGCGCCGGACAGTACGAGCTGTACATCGTGTACGACCTGTCCGATGCGCAGCAGACGCTCGACTTCGTGTCCCAGACGCTCTCGATCGGCGGTGTCGCGCTCATCGTGCTCATCGCCCTCGTCACCTCGCTCGTCGTCCGCCTGGTCGTCGTCCCGATCCGCGGGGCTGCCGAGACCAGCCGCAAGATCGCCGCCGGTCGCCTGGACGAACGCATCCCGGTCCGGGGCGAGGACGACATCGCCACCCTGGCCCGGAGCTTCAACGACATGGCCGACGCGGTCAGCCGACAGATCACCCAGCTGGCGGAGCTCTCCCGCGTCCAGCAGCGGTTCGTGTCCGACGTCTCGCACGAGCTCCGTACCCCGCTCACCACGATCCGCCTGGCCGGCGACCTGCTCTTCGACGCCCGCCACGCCTTCGAGCCGTCCGTCGCGCGGTCCGCGGAACTGCTGCACGCCCAGGTCGACCGGTTCGAACTGCTGCTCGCCGACCTGCTCGAGATCTCCCGCTACGACGCCCAGGCCGTCGAACTCGAGACGGAGCCCGTCGTCCCGGCCGCGCTCGCCGCCGACATCGTCGAGGAGTTCCGCCCACTCGCCGAACGCGCCGAGATCGAGCTGCGCCTGGCGACCCCGGGCGGGCACACCACCATGCTGCTCGACGCCCGCCGGATCCGCCGCGTGCTCCGGAACCTCGTCGGCAACGCCATCGAGCACGGCGACGGCCGACCGGTCGACGTGGTGGTCGACAGCGACTCCCGGTCCGTCGCCATCGCGGTGCGCGACCGCGGGGTCGGGATGCCGGCCGAGGACACCGCCCGCGTGTTCGACCGCTTCTGGCGTGCCGACCCGAGCCGCAAGCGCACCATCGGCGGCACCGGACTCGGGCTCGCCATCAGCCTCGGTGACGCCCAGCTGCACGGCGGCCGCATCGACGTCTGGTCCCGCCCCGGTGAGGGGTCCGCGTTCGTGCTGACCCTGCCCCGCCGGAGCAGTGAGGCCCCGCCGACCTCCGCGATCCCGCTGCCCGCACTCGACGAGTCCTACGAGGGACCGACCGGAACGGAGGAGCCGGCATGACCCGGACCGACCGACGGACCCGCACCGACCGACGGACCCGCACCACGCGCCTCCGGCTCGTGCTCACCGCGGTGCTCGCCGCCGCGACCCTGCTCGGCGCCACCGCCTGTGCCGCGATCCCGACCGGCGGCCCGGTCCGCTCCGGGCAGTCGATCACCGACGAGTCGCCGACCGGCGGCGTGGACTACCGCCCCACCGGACCCGAGGACGGGGCGAACCAGACCGACCTGCTCACGCAGTTCATCGACGCCGCCACGGGTGCCCAGAACGACTACGCGGTCGCGCGGGAGTTCCTCAGCAGCGGGTTCTCGCAGAAGTGGAACCCGCGCCAGGGCGTCACCATCCGGCAGGGCGACGGCGACGTCGAACGGGTCGGCGACAAGGAGCTCACCTACACGCTGACGGCGAGCGCCTCGGTCGACGCCGACGGCGAGTACACCCAGGCCGTCCGGCCGACGTCCTCGACGCTGACGTTCCAGTTCGTCCGCGAGGACGGCCAGTGGCGCATCGCCTACGCCCCGGACGGCATCATCCTGTCGCCGGTCAACTTCACCTCCGTGTTCCAGCCGCACGCCCTGTACTTCTACGACCCCACCTACCGGTTCCTCGTCCCCGACGAACGCTGGTTCCTGGCCCGCTCCTCGACGAGCACCCGCATCGTCAGCGCCCTGCTCGCCGGACCCGCCGAGTGGCTCGAGGGCTCCGTCGTGTCCTCGTTCCCCGAGGGCACGCAGCTCTCGCTGAACGCCGTCACCATCGAGAGTGGCAGCGCACAGGTCGACCTGTCGAGCGAGGCACTGCGGGCGAACACGGTCGAGAAGGTCCGGATGCGCGAACAGCTCACCGAGTCGCTCTCCTCCGTCGCCACGATCTCCTCGGTCGACCTCACCGTCGAGGGCGTCCCCGTCCCGTTGCCCGACTCCAGCGGCACGAGCGCGCAGCGGAACCCCGACGTCGACGCCCGCCCGCTCGTCGTGCAGGACCGTGTCGCCGGGTACGCCACGGCGACCACCGGGGACGTGACCGCGCTCGGCGGCGGACTCAGCGACCGGATCGCCGGACTCGGTCCGGACTCGCTCGCCCTGTCGGCCTCCGGCACGGTCGCCGCCGTGGGCAACGACGACGGGGTGTTCGTGGTCCGGTCCGGCAAGGCGCCGCTGCGGATCGACACCCGCGAGGACCTGGTCGCCCCGAGCATCGACGACCAGGGCTTCGTCTGGGTCGCCCAGCAGTCCGACACTCGGTCGATCACCGCGTACGGGCTCGGCGGCGACCCGCACGTCGTCACTTCGACCCTCCCGGCCGGCAGACTCGTGTCCTTCCAGGTGTCCCGCGACTCCACCCGTGCGCTCGCGCTCCTCGACACCGACGACGGGGCCGCGCTCTACGTCGTCGCGATCACCCGCGGGTCCGACCGGGCACCGACCTCGCTCGGCCCGCCCGTCCGGGTGCAGGCCGCCGAGGGCGACCCCGTCGGCGCCGCCTGGATCGACGAGCTCGACATCGCCTCGGTCGGGCGCACCACGGCCGGCTCGAGCGTCGTCCGCACCACCGTCGGCGGACAGTGGGACGCCCTCGCCAAGCCGGACGGCCGGGCGACCGCGATCACCGGGGGGAGCGGCGGCGCACTGCTGCTCCGGATGTCGGACGGGTCGGTGCTGCAGTCGACCGGCGGCGCGTGGGACACCACCGGAGTCGAGGCGTCGGTGCTCGGCGTCCAGCGCTGAGCGCCGTCTCGTCCTCCACACCCGCCCCGGACGGGAGGCCCGTCCACAGTCCGACACCGCGGCCCACCCCCGGTGGTCCCCGCCGGGCACCATCGGGGCATGCCTTCGCTCCAGACACACCCGGTCGTCCTCCCGCCACCGTCCACGACGTCCGGCGCTCCCGATCGCCCCTGGGCTGACGCCGCTGCCGCCGTCCTGGCACTCGTCCTGCCCGTCGTCTGCGTCGGCTGCGGCGTGCCGGACCGCGCGCTCTGCCGTGCCTGCCGGTCCTCGCTCGACGCGCTGCCCGGACGGACGCGGCTCGTCGCCGGGGTCCGGCTCGACGCCGCCCACGAGTACGACGGCCTCGTCCGGACCCTGGTGCTCGAGTGGAAGCTGCGCGGACGCGTGGACGTGGTGCGCGGGCTCACCCGGCGCACCGCGGACCTCGTCCGGACGGCGCTCGCCGAGTCCCCGGCTGGCACGGTGGTCCTTCGGGTCCCGCCCTCGCCCCGCGGGCACCGGCGGCGCGGGTTCGACCCGGTCGTGACGGTCCTGCGTCGTGCCGGCGTCCGGCGTTCGCGGGCCCTGCGTCGGGTCCCCCTGCCCGGCGACGACCGAGCCGACGCCGATGGCGGGCGGGTCGGTGCCGGTTCGGGCAGCGACACGCCTGCCGGTGCCGGTGCCGGTGCCGTTGTCGGGCCGGGTGGTGCCGGGCCGGGCGGACACGGGTACGCCGGTGGCGGGCAGAAGGAGCGGAACGCGATCGAGCGCGTGGCGGCGACGGTCGGCACCCTCGTCGCCGACGACGTGGCCGACCGCGACGTCGTGCTCGTCGACGACGTCGTCACCACCGGCGTGACGATGGCCGAGGCCATCCGGGCCGTCCGCGCCGCCGGCGGCCGAGTCGTCCGGTGCGTGGCCGTCGCCACGGTGGAGGTGTGAGCGTGCCCGACGAGCGCGAGCACGAGCGCGAGCGCGAGCACGAGCAGCAGCCGGACCCGGACGTCGCCTGGGCATCCGGTGGAGGTCTCCGGCACGCGGGCCCGCACCGGCACGGGGCGAGCCCGCAGGGTCTAGCCTCGCGGCAAGGCGTTGGTGTTCGCCGGACGCAGGCGAACCGCCGAGTGTGGATGGGAGCCGCCATGGACGTGACGATCACGGGCCGCAACGTCGGGGTCACCGACCGATTCCGGGCCTACGTGGAGCAGAAGTCCGAGAAGATCGACGTGCTCGCCGACCGGGCCCTCGCGTTCGAGGTGCGGGTGAGCCGGCATCACGAGAAGAGCAGCGGAGCGCAGGGCGAGGACCGCGTCGAACTGACCCTCATCGGTCCGGGGCCGCTGGTCCGGGCCGAGTCCGCCGCGTCGGACAAGTACGCCGCCTTCGACCTGGCGTTCGCGCGCATCGCCGAGCGCCTGCGCCGGGCACGTGACCGCAAGAAGGTGCACCGCGGACGTCACCGTCCGACCTCCGTGGCCGAGGCCGCCGGAGCCGCGTTCGAGGGCATGGGCGTCGAGCCCGCCGACGGCAAGCTCATCGAGACGGTCGCCACCGGTGCCGTGCCCGTGGTCGACGTCGACCAGGAAGCCGCTCACGAGGAAGAGGACGCCGCGTACTCGCCGGTCGTCATCCGCCAGAAGGTCTTCGAGGCCGCACCGATGACGGTCGACGACGCGCTGTACCACATGGAGCTCGTCGGCCACGACTTCTACCTGTTCGTCGACTCCGAGACCCACCGCCCGAGCGTCGTGTACCGCCGCAAGGGCTGGGACTACGGCGTGATCGGCATCGACGAGAACCCGGGCGCCGACGCCCGAGGGAGCGAACACGTCCTCGTCGAGGAGACCGTGTCCGCGACCGCGTAGTCGACGCGACGCACCACCTCCGAGTGCGCACGGCCCCGTCCGGGCCGTGCGCACTCGTGTTGCTCCCAGCGCCGGACCCCGGCGGGGTTGCTAGCATGACTGGCTGATCGGGCGCGTCGACCGCGCACGACGACTTCGTAAGGAGCTCACGTGGCAAACGTGCTGGAGAAGGTCCTCCGCATCGGTGAAGGGCGGACTCTCCGTCGGTTGAAGGCGTACGCCTCGGCGATCAACGACCTCGAGGACGACTTCGCGAGCCTCACCGACGAGGAACTCCAAGAGGAGACGACGGAACTCCGCGAGCGGTACGCCAACGGCGAGACCCTCGACGACCTCCTGCCGGAGGCGTTCGCCGCCGTCCGCGAAGCGTCGAAGCGCACCCTCGGCATGCGGCACTTCGACGTGCAGCTCATGGGCGGCGCGGCACTGCACCTCGGCAACATCGCCGAGATGAAGACCGGTGAGGGCAAGACGCTCGTGGCGACGACGGCCGCGTACCTCAACGCGATCCCGTCGCGCGGCGTGCACGTCATCACGGTGAACGACTTCCTGGCGTCGTACCAGTCCGAGCTCATGGGTCGTGTGTTCCGCGCCCTCGGCATGACCACCGGCTGCATCATCGCCGGGCAGTCGCCGATCGAGCGTCGCGAGCAGTACGCCGCGGACATCACGTACGGCACGAACAACGAGTTCGGCTTCGACTACCTCCGCGACAACATGGCGTGGCAGGCGTCCGACATGGTCCAGCGCGGGCACTTCTTCGCGATCGTGGACGAGGTCGACTCGATCCTCATCGACGAGGCCCGCACGCCGCTGATCATCTCCGGGCCCTCCTCGGGCGAGGCGAACCGCTGGTTCACCGAGTTCGCGTCGATCGCCACCCGGCTCACCCCGGGCGAGGACTACGAGGTCGACGAGAAGAAGCGCACCGTCGGTGTCCTCGAGCCCGGCATCGAGAAGGTCGAGGACTACCTCGGCATCGACAACCTCTACGAGTCCGCGAACACCCCGCTGATCTCGTTCCTCAACAACTCGATCAAGGCCTCGGCCCTGTTCAAGCGCGACAAGGACTACGTCGTGATGAACGGCGAGGTGCTGATCGTCGACGAGCACACCGGCCGCATCCTGATGGGCCGTCGCTACAACGAGGGCATCCACCAGGCGATCGAGGCGAAGGAGGGTGTCGAGGTCAAGGCCGAGAACCAGACCCTCGCCACCGTCACGCTGCAGAACTACTTCCGCCTGTACCAGAAGCTCTCCGGCATGACCGGTACCGCGGAGACCGAAGCGGCCGAGTTCATGTCGACCTACAAGCTCGGCGTGGTCCCGATCCCGACGAACCGGCCGATGCAGCGCATCGACCAGACCGACCTCGTCTACAAGAACGAGCAGGCCAAGTTCGAGCAGGTCGCGAACGACATCGAAGAGCGTCACCTCAAGGGCCAGCCGGTCCTCGTCGGCACCACGAGCGTCGAGAAGTCCGAGTACCTGTCGAAGCTGCTCGCCAAGAAGGGCGTCAAGCACGAGGTCCTCAACGCCAAGAACCACGCCCGTGAAGCCGCGATCGTCGCCCAGGCCGGTCGTGCCGGTGCCGTGACGGTCGCCACGAACATGGCCGGTCGTGGTACCGACATCATGCTCGGCGGCAACGCGGAGTTCCTCGCCGTGCAGGAGATGCACGCCAAGGGCCTGTCGCCGACCGAGACCCCGGACGAGTACGAAGCCGAGTGGGACAAGGTCTTCACCGCGATGAAGGCCGTGGTGGAGCAGGAGAGCGAGAAGGTCCGCGACGCCGGCGGCCTCTACGTCCTCGGCACCGAACGTCACGAGTCCCGCCGCATCGACAACCAGCTCCGTGGTCGTTCCGGCCGTCAGGGTGACCCGGGCGAGAGCCGGTTCTACCTGTCGCTCACCGACGACCTGATGCGTCTGTTCAACTCCGGTGCTGCCGAGAGCCTGATGGGCCGCGGCAACGTCCCGGACGACCTGGCCATCGAGAACAAGCTCGTCGGCCGCGCGATCCGGTCCGCTCAGTCGCAGGTCGAAGGCCGCAACGCCGAGATCCGCAAGAACGTCCTGAAGTACGACGACGTCCTGAACCGCCAGCGCGAAGCGATCTACAGCGACCGCCGGCACATCCTCGAGGGCGACGACCTGCACGAGCGCGCGCAGTCGTTCCTGAAGAGCGTCATCGACGACGTCATCGACACCCACACCGGTGAGGGCTCCCCGGACGACTGGGACCTCGACGCCATGTGGACCGAACTCGGGACCCTGTACCCGATCTCGATCACCATCGACGAGGTCATCACCGAAGCCGGGTCGAAGGGCAAGGCCTCGCGGGAGTTCCTGGCGCGCGAGATCCTCTCCGACGCGCAGCTCGCCTACAAGAACCGCGAAGAGGCCCTCGGCGACGAGGCGATGCGTGAGCTCGAGCGTCGCGTCGTCCTCTCCGTGATCGACCGCCGCTGGCGCGACCACCTCTACGAGATGGACTACCTCAAGGACGGCATCGGCCTCCGAGCGATGGCGCAGCGTGACCCGCTGGTCGAGTACCAGCGTGAGGGCTACGCGCTGTTCCAGACGATGATGGGGCAGATCCGCGAAGAGTCGGTCGGCTTCCTCTTCAACCTCGAGGTCCAGGTGCAGTCCGACGGCGAGAGCGCGGTCATCGAGGCGAAGGGTCTCAACGAGGAAGGCGAGAACGCCGGACTCGAGTACTCCGCACCGTCGATCGACGGCGAGGTCGAGGTCCGCGACGAGGCCGGGCGCCTCGAGCAGGCCGCGACCGCCCGCGCGCAGCGCGCCCAGGCGGAGCAGGAAGAAGCCGCCGGCCCCGAGAAGGGCTCCGCCTTCGGCTCCGCGGCGACCGCGTCCGGCCAGGCCGACGCGAGCAACCGCGCCGAGCGCCGGGCGGCGGCCAAGAAGGGCTGACGCGCCACACCCCTGACGGGAGGCCCGGTACCAGCTGGTACCGGGCCTCCCGTCCGTCGTCGTGCCGTCTTTCGTCCGGCCGGCCGGCCGTCCGCTGGCGGCGACGTCGTCAGAGCACGCCGATCGCGGTGGCTCGCCACCGGCCCTTGCGCTCCTCGAGCCGGATGGCCACCGCGCGAGCGTGGCTCCGGGTGTGCACGACGACCGCGGCTTCGGCGACACCGTCGCGCGGCACGCTGACGACGACGCTGCCGACGCGGATCACCGGACGGTGGCGGCGTCGGCGAGCGGCTGAACGGGCCCGTGCCGCGAGTGCAGCGCGGTGTTGCAGGTGTCGTTGGACCTCTTCCGTGATCCAGCGCGCGATCGTCTCGACCTCGCGCGCACCGGTCAGGATCTCCGCGACGCAGAGCGCCAACGAGCGTGCCGTCTCGCCGGGGTCCGGCAGCCCCGCGGCGACCGTGCCCGGTGGTCCGTTCTCATGCTGGTCATCGTGTCCCTCGTGCTCCGCGTGGTCGTCGTGGAGGCCATCCAGCCCGGCGGCTGTGCCGTGCCCGTCCGGCTCCTCGTCGATCCGTCGTGCGTTGTCCGCCACTCCGGCCCCTTTCGTCAGGCCGAGCGTAGGGTTCGTGGAACATCACATACGGACGAAACGAGCGACCTGTGGACAGTGCGTTCTTCTCCACAGCGGGACGCGGTCGTCTCGCGGGGGCGCACCTAGACTGATCGGGTGTCGACCCTCAGTGACCTCGTCCTCGCACAAGGCCGTTCCTCCGAAGCCGACGTCGAGTGGCTGCACCTGCTCGTCGGTGACTGGCAGCTGCTCGCCGACCTGTCCTTCGCCGACATGGTGCTGTGGGTGCCGACCAAGGACGACTCGACCTTCGTGGCCGTCGCGCACGCGCGGCCGTCCTCGGCGGCGACCTTGTTCTACCGCGACATCGTCGGGCAGGAGATCCGCGAAGAGTGGCGTGACCAGGTCACCCAGAGCTTCACGGGCAGCCGTGTCGTCGACTCGGCCGAGCCGGACTGGTACGAGGACACCCCGACCCGGGTCCGCGCGATCCCCGTCCTCCGACGGCTGTCGGCGAAGAGCGCGCAGACCACCGACCGCCCGATCGCGGTCGTCACGCGGCACTCGAACCAGGACGAGTCCCGGACCCCGAGTCGCCAGGAGCTCAACTTCACGGCGAGCGCGAACGACCTGTTCGGCATGATCGCGACCGGTGACTTCCCGGACCTCGGCGCCCCGGCCGGTCCCCGTCGTGGGGCTCCGCGCGCCAGCGACGGCCTGCTCCGCCTGGACACCGACGGCGTCGTGACGTTCGCCAGCCCGAACGGCCTCAGCGCGTTCAACCGCATGGGCTTCGACGGCGAACTCGAGCGCAAGTCCCTGGCCGAGGTGACGACCGAGCTCCTCGGGGCACAGCTCGACGTCGATGAGTCCCTGCCGCTCGTCGTCACCGGGCGTGCTCCGTGGCGCGCTGACATCGAGGCGAAGGGTGTCACCGTGACGCTCCGCTCGATCCCGCTCCGCGACCACGGCGAGCGGATCGGCGCCGTCGTGCTCTGCCGTGACGTCACCGAGATGCGGCACCAGGAGCGTGAGCTCATCACGAAGGACGCGACGATCCGCGAGATCCACCACCGGGTCAAGAACAACCTGCAGACCGTCGCGTCGCTGCTCCGTA
Protein-coding sequences here:
- a CDS encoding sensor histidine kinase, which encodes MSTLSDLVLAQGRSSEADVEWLHLLVGDWQLLADLSFADMVLWVPTKDDSTFVAVAHARPSSAATLFYRDIVGQEIREEWRDQVTQSFTGSRVVDSAEPDWYEDTPTRVRAIPVLRRLSAKSAQTTDRPIAVVTRHSNQDESRTPSRQELNFTASANDLFGMIATGDFPDLGAPAGPRRGAPRASDGLLRLDTDGVVTFASPNGLSAFNRMGFDGELERKSLAEVTTELLGAQLDVDESLPLVVTGRAPWRADIEAKGVTVTLRSIPLRDHGERIGAVVLCRDVTEMRHQERELITKDATIREIHHRVKNNLQTVASLLRIQARRTHSDEARTSLQNAMRRVAAIAVVHDTLSTGLSQTVDFDEVFDSVLKLVTEVAASHNTTVHPKKTGEFGVLPSEAATPLALGLTELVTNAVEHGLDGRDGEVEIVANRHDDHIEIQVRDNGVGLPEGKVGSGLGTQIVRTLIQGELGGTIDWHTLTGSGTEVTISIPFRWLTAGTAA